A region of Nitratidesulfovibrio sp. DNA encodes the following proteins:
- a CDS encoding dissimilatory sulfite reductase D family protein, with product MEEAKNKVVEFLQSKAGSKSKFYFNDFLDLFPDKGPRDVKKILTALVNAEVLEYWSSGSTTMYGLKGAGKQAGAEGE from the coding sequence ATGGAAGAAGCCAAGAACAAGGTCGTGGAATTCCTGCAGTCCAAGGCCGGCTCGAAGAGCAAGTTCTACTTCAACGACTTTCTCGACCTGTTCCCCGACAAGGGCCCGCGCGACGTGAAGAAGATCCTCACCGCGCTGGTGAACGCCGAAGTTCTGGAATACTGGTCCTCCGGCAGCACCACCATGTACGGCCTCAAGGGCGCCGGCAAGCAGGCCGGGGCCGAGGGCGAATAG
- a CDS encoding cobyrinate a,c-diamide synthase: protein MNLPRIVIAGLSGGSGKTLVSLGVVRALARSGLAVKPCKKGPDYIDAWWLALAAGHPATNLDPYFLDAPMLRSLFWTQCGLAGDGARTDAAPGPSGGEQPGLPGPSVPYDLAVIEGNRGLFDGRDLSGSSSTAELARILGAPVVVVMDCTKMTRTAAAIVSGLRHFEQGVHIAGVILNRTAGPRHRSVLRETIEHYTDVPVLGILPKIADNPIPERHMGLVSGMEHEECVAGLDRVADIMAEHVDLHRLRQVASAAPPAQGPVADLWSLLPGAAHAAPEGPTPANADQGADVPHAAPPLRPRIGYVHDAALWFYYHENLLALRHAGAELVRLSLLDGAEWPQLDGLYLGGGFPETLAAPLSANRPALDRLRALSESGLPIYAECGGFMVLGRSIVMDGIEHPMADIFPVRTVFHPKPQGLGYVDAAAVLENPFHPLGATFRGHEFHYSRCVPCDDAPDAPAVPSALRLTAQSGHVTGMGDGRDGLLRRNTLASYTHIFAPAVPHWAPAMVRAACEHRAARTPKT from the coding sequence ATGAACCTTCCGCGCATCGTCATCGCCGGGCTTTCCGGCGGCTCGGGCAAGACGCTGGTATCCCTCGGCGTGGTACGCGCCCTTGCGCGCTCCGGCCTTGCGGTAAAGCCCTGCAAGAAGGGGCCGGACTACATCGACGCCTGGTGGCTGGCCCTGGCCGCCGGGCACCCCGCCACCAACCTGGACCCCTACTTTCTCGATGCGCCCATGCTGCGCTCGCTGTTCTGGACGCAGTGCGGGCTGGCGGGAGATGGAGCCAGGACCGACGCCGCGCCCGGCCCGTCAGGGGGTGAGCAGCCCGGCCTGCCTGGCCCGTCCGTTCCCTATGACCTCGCCGTCATCGAAGGCAACCGGGGGTTGTTCGACGGGCGCGACCTGTCCGGCAGCAGCTCCACGGCGGAACTTGCGCGCATCCTCGGGGCGCCGGTGGTTGTGGTGATGGACTGCACCAAGATGACCCGCACGGCGGCGGCCATCGTGTCCGGCCTGCGCCACTTCGAGCAGGGCGTGCACATCGCCGGGGTGATCCTGAACCGCACGGCGGGGCCGCGCCATCGCAGCGTGCTGCGCGAAACCATCGAGCATTACACCGACGTGCCGGTGCTGGGCATACTGCCCAAGATTGCCGACAATCCCATCCCCGAACGGCACATGGGCCTCGTTTCCGGCATGGAGCACGAGGAATGCGTGGCCGGGCTGGACCGGGTGGCTGACATCATGGCCGAACACGTGGACCTGCACCGGCTGCGCCAGGTGGCCAGTGCCGCACCCCCGGCACAGGGTCCGGTGGCCGACCTGTGGTCGCTGCTGCCCGGTGCGGCGCATGCCGCGCCGGAAGGCCCAACCCCGGCCAACGCCGATCAGGGCGCCGACGTTCCCCATGCGGCGCCCCCCCTCCGCCCGCGCATCGGCTATGTGCACGATGCGGCCCTGTGGTTCTACTACCATGAAAACCTGCTGGCCCTGCGCCATGCCGGGGCGGAACTGGTACGCCTTTCGCTGCTTGACGGCGCGGAGTGGCCGCAACTGGACGGCCTGTACCTTGGCGGCGGCTTTCCGGAAACCCTGGCCGCCCCGCTGTCCGCCAACCGTCCGGCCCTGGATCGGCTGCGCGCCCTTTCCGAATCGGGCCTGCCCATCTACGCCGAATGCGGCGGGTTCATGGTGCTGGGCCGGTCCATCGTCATGGACGGCATCGAGCACCCCATGGCGGACATCTTTCCGGTGCGCACCGTGTTCCACCCCAAGCCCCAGGGGCTCGGCTACGTCGACGCCGCCGCCGTGCTCGAAAACCCCTTCCATCCTCTGGGCGCCACCTTTCGCGGGCACGAGTTCCACTATTCGCGCTGCGTGCCCTGCGACGACGCGCCTGACGCCCCCGCCGTTCCCAGCGCCCTGCGGCTTACGGCCCAGTCCGGCCACGTCACCGGCATGGGCGATGGTCGCGACGGACTGCTGCGCCGCAACACCCTGGCCTCCTACACCCACATCTTCGCCCCTGCCGTGCCCCACTGGGCACCCGCCATGGTCCGGGCGGCGTGCGAGCACCGAGCGGCGCGCACACCCAAGACCTGA
- a CDS encoding MarR family transcriptional regulator encodes MPKARFYPHDAPLPGVRTSHRLLFLLTELNRAWRMRLDHRLKPLGLSLATGGVLWSLTARGSLTQIQLARHIGIEGSSLVRQVDKLEAEGLVRRIQSPEDRRANLLELTEAGALLARRVIAEGVAVRDELFDGIPDADLDTTLRTLHLLRTRLPD; translated from the coding sequence ATGCCCAAAGCCCGTTTCTATCCTCATGACGCCCCCCTGCCAGGAGTTCGCACCTCACACCGTCTCCTGTTCCTGCTCACAGAGCTGAACCGGGCCTGGCGGATGCGCCTGGACCACAGGCTGAAGCCGCTGGGCCTTTCCCTGGCCACCGGAGGCGTGCTGTGGTCGCTGACCGCGCGCGGTTCGCTGACGCAAATCCAGTTGGCCCGGCATATCGGCATCGAGGGGTCGTCCCTTGTCCGTCAGGTGGACAAGCTGGAAGCCGAAGGACTCGTTCGGCGCATCCAGAGCCCGGAAGACCGGCGCGCCAACCTGTTGGAACTGACGGAAGCCGGGGCACTGTTGGCCCGGCGCGTCATTGCCGAGGGCGTTGCCGTGCGCGATGAACTGTTCGACGGCATTCCCGACGCCGACCTGGACACCACCCTGCGCACCCTGCACCTGCTGCGCACCCGCCTGCCGGACTGA